Proteins from a genomic interval of Colletotrichum higginsianum IMI 349063 chromosome 6, whole genome shotgun sequence:
- a CDS encoding MOSC domain-containing protein has product MSSTQEVDLWSPFTSDILLEVRTGVMTKMPGLEVTSGIDKSLREGPVHVASLGLELDEHDPTFHGGPDKAIHSYCSSHYPGWRKEYPMAADRFKPGAFGENFVTKHMNERNVCIGDIIHVGDEVVLQVSLPRQPCYKLNHRFQLKNFAPKTFETSRTGWYYRVLQGGKVKAGDKIRLIERKWPKWTIERIQEYLHRNQNDLAMNEELATIEELGKECRGAFQRRVAKAQAQEKRVKGDVWRDFKIVKKTTQTPRISSFVLEAVSMREDPGDLNPGAHAKLKLPNGLLRSYSIVSGDRNKFELGIALNDSSRGGSRYLHESMAVGDVLRVGRITTDVKMSSASSNHVFIVGGIGVTAFLALAEGYHEIHYNFEMHYAVRSANDIPFQSRLEVFGRSVRLYDGSKGERMDVDDIMRTLKWNSHVYVCGPTRLMEAVRKAAEQCALDENDVHYEAFAADTSGDPFEVEVVNRDGKILKVGEEETLLEVLKREVGGDVASSCEVGNCGTCKVGLKAGRVDHRGTALTSTDKVESMLSCVSRGIGRISIEI; this is encoded by the exons ATGAGCTCTACACAAGAGGTCGACCTATGGTCGCCATTTACCAGCGACATTCTGTTGGAGGTCCGGACTGGCGTGATGACAAAAATGCCAGGGCTCGAAGTCACATCAGGAATAGACAAGAGCTTGAGGGAAGGGCCAGTTCACGTGGCTTCACTGGGCCTTGAGCTGGACGAGCATGACCCAACATTCCATGGAGGCCCCGACAAAGCCATTCACAGCT ATTGCTCGTCACATTATCCTGGTTGGAGAAAGGAGTACCCCATGGCAGCAGATCGCTTCAAACCGGGCGCTTTTGGTGAGAACTTTGTCACCAAGCACATGAATGAGCGGAATGTCTGCATCGGCGATATCATCCAtgttggcgacgaggttGTACTGCAAGTCAGCCTGCCACGCCAACCGTGCTACAAGCTTAACCACCGATTCCAGCTGAAGAACTTTGCCCCGAAAACTTTCGAGACCAGCAGGACTGGTTGGTATTATCGAGTCCTTCAGGGAGGCAAGGTCAAGGCTGGCGATAAGATTAGGCTCATTGAGCGGAAGTGGCCCAAGTGGACCATTGAGAGAATTCAGGAATACCTGCACAGAAACCAGAATGACTTGGCCATGAACGAGGAATTAGCGACGATCGAAGAGTTGGGGAAAGAGTGTCGCGGTGCCTTTCAGAGACGAGTAGCCaaggcccaggcccaggaGAAGAGAGTAAAGGGCGACGTATGGCGCGATTTCAAGATCGTCAAAAAGACGACGCAAACGCCGCGAATTTCCTCGTTCGTTCTCGAAGCCGTCAGCATGAGGGAGGACCCGGGGGATCTAAACCCAGGCGCCCACGCAAAGCTTAAGCTTCCCAATGGCCTACTGCGGTCTTACTCAATTGTCTCGGGAGATCGCAACAAATTCGAACTCGGAATTGCCCTGAATGACAGCAGTCGGGGAGGTTCCCGCTACCTCCACGAGTCCATGGCTGTCGGAGACGTCCTCCGTGTTGGGAGAATCACCACCGACGTGAAGATGTCCAGCGCGTCGAGCAACCACGTCTTCATAGtgggcggcatcggcgttACCGCCTTCCTTGCTCTCGCTGAGGGCTATCACGAGATTCACTACAACTTCGAGATGCACTACGCGGTGCGCTCTGCTAACGACATACCTTTCCAATCGCGTTTGGAAGTCTTTGGCCGCAGTGTGCGGCTGTATGACGGGTCTAAAGGAGAGAGGATGGACGTTGACGACATCATGCGGACGCTTAAGTGGAACAGCCATGTCTACGTCTGTGGACCTACGCGATTAATGGAGGCAGTGAGGAAAGCGGCAGAGCAGTGTGCTCTCGATGAAAACGACGTGCACTATGAAGCATTCGCCGCAGACACGTCGGGAGACCCGTTCGAGGTGGAGGTCGTGAACCGCGATGGCAAGATCTTGAAGgtgggagaggaagaaacgCTGTTGGAGGTGCTCAAGCGAGAGGTCGGAGGAGATGTTGCGAGTAGCTGTGAGGTCGGCAATTGTGGGACATGCAAGGTCGGACTGAAAGCAGGCCGGGTTGATCACAGAGGCACGGCGTTGACGTCTACGGACAAGGTTGAGTCGATGCTGAGCTGCGTGAGCCGTGGAATTGGAAGAATCTCCATTGAAATATGA
- a CDS encoding Protein kinase byr1, with protein sequence MADPFAPRSMKRKNVKGLALTPAAPKPPPTAETSRAGYDPRDKDGGDQSAQLEIGIEYKLDLRPEDLEILKELGSGNGGTVSKVRHVLTGTVMARKVIHVEAKKEMRKRIVRELQIMHGCSSEYIVNFYGAFLNDHNDVIMCMEYMDVGALDRVSKVFGPVRVDVLGKIAVATLGGLTYLYSKHHIMHRDIKPSNILVNSRGSIKLCDFGVSGELINSVADTFVGTSTYMAPERIQGEKYTVKSDVWSFGLTIMEMAIGKFPFNASEQLSDGECAPAGILDLLQQIVHEPAPRLPKSDAFPSILEDMIQKCLSKVPDERPTPQELFDRDPFVQAAKRTPVDLREWAVGMMERDNRKSHLAPQLSPATRDLLNSSDSPTYHGGSGNDRSLDTPTSGEIPIAGAGIISPREPVSHSNRSPTRNGLNTMSSRQPGGHPGMGQRIVTTNSIPKAGEYPNSAGPVSANAASFSLPVRPAPGGPLPPAPPRKSTPDDPRRENRRQATFGMPPAPRSYASDVYNGTSN encoded by the exons ATGGCCGATCCTTTTGCGCCTCGATCTATGAAGCGCAAGAACGTCAAGGGTCTCGCTTTGACGCCTGCTGCGCCCAAGCCGCCCCCAACCGCTGAGACCAGCAGAGCTGGATACGATCCTCGCGATAAGGATGGTGGGGACCAGTCGGCGCAGTTGGAAATTGGCATCGAGTACAAGCTGGACCTGCGACCAGAGGACCTCGAGATTCTGAAGGAGCTTGGCTCAGGAAATGGAGGCACCGTCAGCAAAGTCAGGCATGTTTTGACTGGAACCGTTATGGCACGCAAG GTTATCCACGTGGAAGCCAAGAAAGAGATGCGTAAGCGCATTGTTCGTGAGCTCCAGATCATGCATGGTTGCTCGTCCGAGTATATTGTCAACTTCTACGGCGCTTTCCTGAACGATCACAACGATGTCATCATGTGTATGGAATATATGGACGTCGG TGCCCTTGATCGAGTTTCGAAGGTCTTTGGCCCGGTTCGAGTCGATGTGCTGGGCAAAATCGCAGTGGCGACGCTGGGAGGTCTGACCTACCTCTACTCGAAGCACCACATTATGCACCGGGATATCAAGCCGTCCAACATCCTTGTCAACTCCAGAGGAAGCATCAAGCTGTGCGACTTTGGCGTTTCTGGTGAACTTATCAACTCCGTTGCAGATACCTTTGTCGGAACATCGACATACATGGCCCCCGAGCGAATTCAGGGTGAGAAGTACACAGTCAAGTCGGATGTCTGGAGTTTCGGTCTCACCATAATGGAGATGGCTATTGGAAAGTTTCCTTTCAACGCGAGCGAGCAACTTTCGGACGGCGAGTGTGCACCGGCAGGTATTCTGGATCTTCTGCAGCAAATCGTACACGAGCCCGCGCCGAGACTACCAAAGAGCGATGCATTTCCCTCAATCTTGGAAGACATGATTCAAAAGTGTCTGTCAAAGGTTCCCGACGAACGGCCGACTCCCCAGGAACTTTTT GACCGTGACCCGTTTGTCCAAGCTGCCAAGAGAACACCGGTCGACTTGAGAGAATGGGCTGTCGGAATGATGGAGAGAGACAACCGCAAGTCTCATTTGGCACCTCAACTGTCACCGGCCACTCGCGATCTCCTGAATTCGAGCGACTCTCCGACCTACCACGGCGGGTCTGGAAATGATCGATCCCTCGACACGCCGACTTCGGGAGAGATCCCCATTGCGGGCGCTGGCATCATCTCTCCGCGAGAACCCGTTAGCCACTCTAATCGCTCCCCCACTCGAAACGGGCTCAACACCATGAGCAGTCGACAGCCGGGTGGGCATCCTGGCATGGGACAGAGGATTGTTACAACCAATTCGATCCCAAAAGCTGGCGAGTATCCGAACAGCGCAGGGCCCGTGAGCGCCAACGCTGCTTCCTTCAGCCTGCCTG
- a CDS encoding Meiotic recombination protein DMC1, whose product MSSVESQQDGFITLPVKLPALASCPITALHEIRVRRNTPKIPTEIDDRSLFLKNVPVDSTEAHFRQVFAALIGPGRFESIAFEDERKTVTAIDPAQAVKVTGFGKKRKRDEQEAEERAMEEEVARLPDIWTRRLRKSGSSAIVLLADEKSVDLVMRAIKKANKSKKFPVWGDGVSDDLPELGSQWISAHIQLARCDKAATQKSVHAFFNVFNRKEKEAAEMAKRLRNEPDEDGFVTVVRGGRVAPANKTEAEEARQKMVDKAEKKKSETTDFYRFQLRERRKAEQAALMKRFDEDRKKVDAMKEKRGKFRPET is encoded by the coding sequence ATGTCATCCGTCGAGTCCCAACAAGATGGCTTCATCACCCTGCCTGTGAAGCTTCCGGCTCTTGCATCTTGCCCCATCACCGCCCTTCACGAAATCCGTGTTCGACGGAATACGCCCAAGATCCCAACCGAGATCGACGACCGGAGTCTTTTCCTCAAGAACGTCCCTGTCGACAGTACCGAAGCCCACTTCCGTCAAGTGTTTGCGGCTCTAATTGGACCCGGTCGATTTGAGAGCATCGCCTTCGAGGATGAACGGAAGACTGTCACAGCCATTGACCCGGCTCAGGCCGTGAAGGTGACGGGTTTCggcaagaagcgcaagcgtGACGAgcaagaagcagaagagaGGGCAATGGAGGAAGAGGTTGCTCGGCTGCCCGATATCTGGACAAGGAGGCTTCGGAAAAGTGGCAGCAGCGCCATTGTTCTCTTGGCCGACGAGAAGAGCGTGGACCTCGTGATGAGGGCCATCAAGAAAGCGAACAAATCGAAGAAGTTCCCTGTCTGGGGAGACGGTGTTTCCGACGACCTTCCCGAGCTCGGCTCGCAGTGGATCTCGGCACATATCCAGCTGGCCCGCTGCGACAAGGCGGCGACGCAGAAGTCCGTACACGCCTTCTTCAACGTCTTCAACCGcaaagagaaggaggcggcagAAATGGCCAAGCGGTTACGTAACGagccggacgaggacgggtTCGTCACAGTCgtccgcggcggccgcgtgGCGCCGGCAAACAAGACCGAGGCAGAGGAGGCTCGGCAGAAGATGGTGGAcaaggcggagaagaagaagtcggaAACCACTGACTTCTACCGCTTTCAGCTGCGCGAGCGTCGCAAGGCGGAGCAGGCCGCGTTGATGAAGCGGTTCGATGAGGACCGTAAGAAGGTCGACGCGATGAAGGAGAAGCGTGGGAAATTCAGACCCGAGACATGA
- a CDS encoding Beta-1,3-endoglucanase, whose translation MAPSLLAIGTAALALAGDAAAKQFVLDDTYDSTNFFDKFDFFESRYGTGDYNDVDLTSGYINYRTRADAQKLGLISNAGGEVYLGPDAHNVTEFPGVGRSSVRLESKAIYNKSLMVARFSHLPKPVCGAWSAFWSYGAPWPKKGELDWFEGWNNAAANKPAAHTYHSSEQGQCIITEAGQTSKVNTPNCDQWAPGQYQNEGCTTTATSADPWGSSDGGIYAVEWTDDYIKFFSWTHGAAPKDVGSDSPDTSSWGTPSMLISNDKCNINSHFSDQRLVINIDFCGVLAGNEYIWKDQCAASTGHAVCSTYVAQNPSAYKDTYFKIKDIRIFKEGTKPVISTSTSSSATSSATSSASVSASTNHSTSVTDSASASASASASASASASASASASASASASASASASVSPSASASASTSHPASASRSYSETSTAKVTDKSASVSDSQAATGTASASASASVTGTITASASFTESSSASGSSSISVKSNSMTDEDVCTEDDDDVITKTPITTKDAIITKSAVATGSDITGKQTQLVSSTAPVQLTTSTVYTTKVSTITACPPAVTDCPDRIGKVTTQTIALYTTVCPVSSVPAPKPTESVKDNNKPHPGPDVSTTTFTTVYTITKCPSSVPNCPIGSVTTKILTTSIPAAGPSVPIVTKLVVPSGPDSVPGVTKTLSLVSSSGIPLKPSAPGGKPPGYNSTISVAKPSTLNPSKPSGTAPGASTTGCSGASCPTKPVIVVNAAVQAGASFVLMALGAFAVFAL comes from the exons ATGGCCCCTTCACTCCTTGCCATTGGCACAGCTGCTCTGGCCTTGGCTGGTGACGCTGCTGCCAAGCAGTTTGTGCTCGACGACACCTACGACTCGACAAATTTCTTTGACAAGTTCGACTTCTTCGAGAGCAGATACGGAACCGGAGACTACAACGATGTTGATCTCACCTCGGGTTACATCAACTACCGGACCAGAGCTGATGCTCAGAAGCTGGGCCTCATCAGCAACGCCGGTGGTGAGGTCTACCTAGGCCCTGATGCCCACAATGTCACCGAGTTTCCCGGCGTTGGCCGTTCCAGTGTGAGGCTCGAGAGCAAGGCCATTTACAACAAGTCACTCATGGTTGCTCGCTTCTCTCACCTGCCCAAGCCTGTCTGCGGTGCTTGGTCTGCTTT CTGGTCTTACGGTGCCCCGTGGCCCAAGAAGGGTGAGCTTGACTGGTTTGAGGGCTGGAACAACGCG GCTGCCAACAAGCCCGCTGCCCACACCTACCACTCGTCCGAGCAGGGCCAGTGTATCATCACCGAGGCTGGCCAGACCTCCAAGGTCAACACACCCAACTGTGACCAGTGGGCTCCGGGTCAATATCAGAACGAGGGTTGTACTACAACTGCCACCTCTGCCGATCCCTGGGGCTCTTCTGATGGTGGTATCT ACGCTGTCGAGTGGACCGACGACTACATCAAGTTCTTCT CCTGGACTCACGGTGCTGCCCCCAAGGACGTCGGCTCCGACTCCCCGGACACCTCCTCCTGGGGAACCCCCTCCATGCTGATCTCTAACGACAAGTGCAACATCAACAGCCACTTCTCGGACCAGAGGCTCGTGATAAACATCGATTTCTGTGGTGTTCTCGCTGGCAACGAGTACATCTGGAAGGACCAATGTGCAGCGTCTACCGGGCACGCCGTCTGCTCTACTTATGTTGCGCAGAACCCTTCAGCCTACAAGGATACCTACTTCAAGATCAAGGATATTCGCATTTTTAAGGAAGGTACCAAGCCTGTGATATCGACTtcaacctcgtcttcggccacTTCCTCGGCCacttcctcggcgtccgTGTCTGCCAGCACCAACCACTCCACTTCCGTGACCGACTCTGCGTCAGCATCGGCATCAGCATCGGCAtcagcatcggcatcggcatctgcctctgcctctgcctctgcctctgcctctgcctctgcctctgcctctgcctccgTGTCGCCCTcagcatctgcatctgcaaGTACCAGCCATCCTGCCTCCGCGAGTAGGTCTTACTCGGAGACGAGCACGGCCAAGGTCACCGACAAGTCCGCAAGCGTCTCTGACTCTCAGGCTGCTACGGGCactgcctctgcctctgcttccGCCTCTGTTACCGGCACCATCACCGCGAGCGCCAGTTTCACCGAATCCTCGTCTGCCAGTGGCTCGAGCTCCATCTCCGTTAAGTCCAACAGCATGACTGACGAGGACGTCTgcaccgaggacgacgacgacgtcatTACCAAGACTCCCATCACCACCAAggacgccatcatcaccaagagcgccgtcgccaccggAAGCGACATCACCGGCAAGCAGACTCAACTtgtctcctcgacggccccTGTCCAGCTGACCACCTCGACCGTCTACACCACCAAGGTTTCAACGATCACAGCTTGCCCCCCCGCCGTTACAGACTGCCCCGACCGTATTGGCAAGGTCACTACGCAGACCATTGCTCTTTACACTACCGTATGCCCCGTTTCGTCGGTCCCTGCTCCCAAGCCCACGGAATCGGTCAAGGATAACAACAAACCCCATCCCGGTCCTGACGTTTCAACCACCACCTTTACTACCGTATACACCATCACGAAGTGCCCGTCTTCCGTCCCGAACTGCCCTATCGGGAGCGTCACCACCAAGATTCTCACGACGTCGatccccgccgccggccctTCCGTGCCCATCGTCACCAAGCTCGTCGTTCCCTCTGGCCCTGACTCCGTACCCGGCGTGACCAAGACACTCTCCCTGGTCTCTTCCTCCGGTATCCCACTGAAGCCCAGCGCTCCCGGTGGCAAGCCTCCTGGCTACAACTCCACCATCTCGGTAGCCAAGCCCTCCACCCTGAACCCCTCTAAGCCCTCAGGCACCGCCCCTGGCGCTTCCACCACCGGCTGCTCTGGCGCCAGCTGCCCAACCAAGCCGGTCATTGTtgtcaacgccgccgtccaggccggcgccagcTTTGTACTCATGGCTCTTGGCGCGTTCGCCGTCTTTGCATTGTAG
- a CDS encoding Transcription elongation factor SPT6, producing the protein MSNSMRDFVDGEAEIDDEDEESIDEDVVSSRRRNAAPEDSSEEEEDDEDEEEARKIREGFIVDEDEEEEEGEDEDAHERKRKREHRDREEEEQLDEDDLELIGEQIERRAPTQPKFKRLKRGHRDEDDRGPERRGLEDMFSDDDEEANESRPYNRSNYRSQADEFDDFIEEDYPEDEDERARQLEDAEVARPRDKGVGGVVDTAGLDKDALEDMEAIFGNGEDYDWALQMEDEEEDREREEQVIELKDVFEPSQLKEKLLTDEDNQIRFTDEPERFQLDRKPFKHLQISAEQFKEEARWIAGLMWPKKLLQSELHGPFTKAIGKVLEFFVVDDVEVPYVFQHRKDYLIHAKKTKNPDHRDDPDAPEWIVSADKLLTQDDLWRILELDIKFRSLIEKRNALEKTLENLKSTSSFKDAVLEDMIPQAATMEELQDLQDYLHFQYASELKDMSSINGNGSQMKRPGSKSNLFDRVRRSKAFGFVRAYGITPDRFAQNTLREGNKVWADDDSQLPDDLADSLTDEEFQTGDTVMYAARQMYAEELFVNPRMRKHFRVNFYQMGEISCRRTEKGLKKIDESHPFYEVKYLINQTIADVARQPDLYLKMMKAEEEGLIEVKLTLENDDGFKRQLRQEFISDNYSELADRWNEERQKVLDLVVPRLSKIIAKGVKESLRTACQEEVLKTCREEYSKRLDQAPYKPKGMILGTVPRIITLSNGMADPARDPTCWASVEEDGRVIEQGKLGNLARDERAREEFVEIVNRRRPDAIGVSGWSADTQKLVRDLESLISEKGLMGPEFDDPELGEYRTEPLEVIVVNDEVARLYKDSPRAVAEHPTLSSLTRYCIALAHYMQNPLKEYAALGKDVTSLAFHPCQNLLPQEKLLKHLESAMVDMVNLCGVNINEAVGDSYTANLLPYVAGLGPRKATSVIKAINANGGAVSSRDELVGDPDSGKLPVVGPRVWNNCASFLFIDYDATNPTSDPLDNTRVHPEDYELGRKMAADALELDEEDVKAETDHNGPGAIVRKLFKEDEQEKVNELILEEYAEQLERNYSQRKRATLETIRAELQAPYEELRRNFAPLGPHDIFTMFTGETKDTLAQGMIIPVNVRVVKDDFAIVKLDCGIEGRIESHDGPDGVRVRGLLTNGQTVQAKVLEINYKDFLAKLSARDAEVKRPYKRPLYHGHGQWDERLEAADREELREKDKSTGRTQRVIKHPLFKPFNGLEAEQWLGTQAAGEVIIRPSSKGNDHLAITWKVADGVFQHVDVLELQKETEFSVGKLLRVGGKFTYKDLDELIHEHIEAMSRKVDEMMQHKKFEKRSKTDLEKWLTTYMEANPDRSDYAFCIDPKHPGYFWLCFKASRSSRVNSWPVRVIPGGFELLKQAYPDMRALCNGFKIRYQTEITKMQKGGR; encoded by the exons ATGAGCAACTCAATGCGAGATTTCGTcgatggcgaggccgagatcgacgatgaggatgaggagtCCATAGACGAAGACGTGGTTTCTTCGCGCAGAAGGAATGCGGCTCCGGAGGATTCTtctgaagaggaagaggacgacgaagacgaggaggaggcgcgTAAA ATTCGCGAAGGATTCATCGTCGatgaggacgaagaagaggaagaaggcgaggacgaggatgcccACGAGCGAAAGCGAAAACGAGAGCACCGCGAcagagaagaggaagagcaGCTAGATGAGGATGATTTGGAGCTAATCGGAGAACAAATCGAACGCCGTGCGCCCACACAG CCTAAGTTCAAGCGTCTCAAACGGGGCCATCGCGACGAAGATGACCGTGGCCCGGAGCGACGCGGCTTGGAGGACATGTTttccgatgacgatgaagaagccAACGAGTCTCGACCCTACAACCGCTCCAACTACCGATCCCAAGCCGATGAATTCGACGACTTTATTGAAGAAGACTACCcggaggacgaagacgaacgCGCGCGCCAACTTGAAGATGCCGAGGTTGCCCGACCTCGTGACAAGGGGGTGGGAGGTGTCGTCGATACCGCTGGTCTTGATAAAGACGCTTTGGAGGATATGGAGGCCATCTTCGGAAACGGAGAAGACTATGACTGGGCTCTTCAGAtggaggacgaagaagaagatcgtGAGCGCGAGGAGCAGGTCATTGAGCTCAAAGATGTCTTCGAGCCGTCGCAACTCAAGGAGAAGCTCTTGACCGACGAGGACAACCAGATCCGGTTTACGGACGAGCCTGAAAGGTTCCAGCTGGATCGGAAGCCCTTCAAGCATTTGCAAATCAGCGCTGAGCAATTCAAGGAAGAGGCTCGGTGGATTGCGGGCCTGATGTGGCCCAAAAAGCTACTTCAATCCGAGCTGCATGGACCTTTCACTAAGGCCATCGGCAAGGTTCTGGagttcttcgtcgtcgatgacgtAGAGGTCCCCTATGTTTTCCAGCATCGCAAGGACTATCTGATTCAcgcgaagaagacgaaaaaCCCAGACCACCGCGATGATCCTGACGCCCCTGAGTGGATTGTCAGTGCAGACAAATTGCTCACCCAGGACGATCTGTGGCGCATCCTAGAACTCGACATCAAGTTCCGGTCACTCATCGAGAAGCGGAATGCTCTGGAGAAGACGCTCGAGAACCTCAAGTCGACTTCGAGCTTCAAGGACGCCGTGCTCGAGGACATGATTCCTCAGGCTGCAACAATGGAGGAACTGCAAGACCTTCAAGACTACCTTCATTTCCAGTACGCCTCCGAGCTCAAGGATATGTCCTCGATCAACGGCAATGGTAGTCAGATGAAGCGCCCAGGCTCAAAATCAAATCTTTTCGACAGAGTCAGGCGGAGCAAGGCCTTCGGTTTCGTCCGCGCTTACGGTATCACTCCGGATCGGTTCGCCCAAAACACGCTTCGCGAAGGGAACAAGGTTtgggccgacgacgacagccaACTTCCAGACGATCTTGCGGACTCTCTTACCGATGAGGAGTTTCAAACTGGCGATACAGTCATGTACGCTGCTCGCCAAATGTACGCAGAAGAACTCTTCGTCAACCCTCGTATGCGCAAGCATTTCAGGGTCAACTTTTATCAAATGGGCGAGATCAGTTGTCGTCGGACAGAGAAGGGCTTGAAGAAGATTGATGAATCGCACCCGTTCTATGAGGTCAAATATCTCATCAATCAAACCATTGCCGATGTCGCTCGCCAGCCGGATCTATATCTCAAGATGATGAAGGCTGAAGAGGAAGGCCTCATTGAGGTCAAACTTACATTGGAGAACGACGATGGGTTCAAGCGTCAATTGCGCCAGGAGTTCATCTCAGACAACTACAGTGAGCTCGCTGATCGATGGAACGAGGAACGCCAAAAGGtcctcgaccttgtcgtCCCCCGTTTGTCCAAGATTATCGCCAAGGGTGTCAAGGAGTCGCTTCGCACTGCCTGCCAGGAGGAGGTCCTCAAAACCTGCCGTGAGGAATACTCCAAGAGGCTCGACCAAGCACCGTACAAACCCAAGGGCATGATTCTGGGCACGGTGCCTCGCATCATCACTTTGTCCAACGGCATGGCGGATCCAGCTCGTGACCCCACATGTTGGGCCTCGGttgaggaagacggccgggTCATTGAGCAGGGCAAACTGGGCAATCTGGCTCGTGACGAACGTGCTCGTGAAGAGTTTGTTGAGATTGTCAATAGACGCCGCCCTGATGCCATTGGTGTGAGCGGGTGGTCCGCCGATACCCAGAAGCTCGTCAGAGACTTGGAGAGCTTGATCAGCGAGAAGGGCCTGATGGGGCCCGAGTTCGATGACCCTGAGCTTGGCGAGTACCGCACCGAGCCGCTCGAAGTCATTGTCGTGAATGACGAAGTGGCTCGTCTATACAAGGACAGTCCTCGAGCAGTCGCCGAGCACCCTACCCTCAGTTCCCTCACAAGATACTGCATTGCCTTGGCTCACTACATGCAGAACCCGCTCAAGGAGTATGCAGCCCTCGGAAAGGACGTCACTTCCCTGGCTTTCCATCCCTGTCAAAACCTGCTGCCCCAAGAGAAGTTGCTCAAGCACCTTGAGTCGGCAATGGTCGACATGGTCAACCTCTGCGGTGTAAATATCAACGAGGCCGTGGGCGACTCCTATACGGCTAACCTGCTACCGTATGTCGCGGGTCTCGGTCCCCGAAAAGCCACGAGTGTTATCAAAGCCATCAATGCAAACGGCGGAGCCGTCAGCAGCAGAgacgagcttgtcggcgACCCCGACAGCGGAAAGCTTCCGGTGGTGGGCCCCAGAGTGTGGAACAACTGCGCCAGCTTTCTGTTCATCGACTACGACGCAACGAATCCCACCTCAGACCCTCTCGACAACACTCGTGTTCATCCCGAGGATTACGAGCTGGGCCGCAAGATGGCAGCTGACGCTTTGGAActtgacgaggaagatgttAAGGCGGAGACTGATCACAACGGTCCAGGGGCTATTGTCCGCAAGCTGTTCAAGGAAGACGAACAGGAGAAGGTTAACGAACTCATCCTGGAGGAATACGCAGAGCAACTCGAACGGAACTACAGCCAGAGGAAGCGTGCCACACTTGAAACCATCCGCGCTGAGCTTCAGGCGCCATACGAAGAGTTACGCCGCAACTTTGCACCTCTTGGACCTCACGATATCTTCACCATGTTCACCGGTGAGACGAAGGATACTCTTGCTCAAGGCATGATCATCCCTGTCAACGTACGCGTAGTTAAAGACGATTTCGCCATCGTCAAACTGGACTGCGGCATAGAGGGCCGCATCGAGTCACACGATGGTCCCGACGGCGTACGGGTCAGGGGTCTTTTGACAAATGGGCAGACGGTGCAGGCCAAGGTTCTCGAGATAAATTACAAAGACTTTCTTGCCAAGCTCTCTGCGAGAGATGCCGAGGTCAAACGACCGTATAAGCGCCCGCTGTACCATGGCCATGGGCAGTGGGACGAGAggctggaggcggcggacagGGAGGAGCTCCGCGAAAAGGACAAGAGTACTGGCCGCACCCAGCGAGTCATCAAGCACCCTCTGTTCAAGCCTTTCAACGGTTTAGAGGCAGAGCAATGGCTCGGCACCCAGGCCGCTGGTGAGGTTATTATTCGTCCCTCCTCAAAGGGTAATGATCATCTAGCTATCACCTGGAAGGTCGCCGATGGTGTCTTTCAGCACGTCGATGTCCTTGAGCTCCAAAAGGAGACCGAGTTCTCCGTCGGCAAGCTGCTCAGGGTCGGCGGCAAATTCACTTACAAAGATTTGGACGAATTGATCCATGAGCACATAGAGGCTATGTCAAGGAAGGTGGACGAGATGATGCAGCATAAAAAGTTTGAGAAGCGGTCCAAGACGGATCTCG AGAAATGGCTCACCACGTATATGGAGGCCAACCCCGACCGCTCCGACTACGCTTTCTGCATCGACCCTAAGCACCCCGGCTACTTCTGGCTCTGCTTCAAGGCCAGTCGCTCATCGCGTGTCAACTCGTGGCCGGTCCGTGTCATTCCCGGCGGTTTCGAGCTGCTCAAGCAGGCTTACCCTGATATGAGAGCGCTGTGCAACGGCTTTAAGATTCGGTACCAGACGGAAATCACTAAGATGCAGAAGGGCGGTAGATAG